The following are encoded in a window of Syngnathus scovelli strain Florida chromosome 4, RoL_Ssco_1.2, whole genome shotgun sequence genomic DNA:
- the LOC125966985 gene encoding gastrula zinc finger protein XlCGF57.1, with amino-acid sequence MCAKIVKEEECEEDLNRSKENDGQRLDTVFNQPKLHRADISNYHHPKQQIQEEEPNLSHFIKEGLPEVRHMKEEQDDVTKSPLTGVIVKSEEGDGNNSKLKSLFASFAEGNDVTSQSYGDNEEELSKDEKTHHADKKFVKCSHCGKMFSNKFSLTRHTKIHTGEKPFVCSICGERFSLKAGLTTHTRSRHNGEKTFACLVCGKRFFLKSGLKRHTRTHTGEKPFACSVCGKRFSLKANLTTHTRSRHNGEKPFACVVCDKRFFLKTGLATHIRTHTGEKPFVCSVCGKRFSQNGDLNVHTRTHSGEKPFTCSVCGKRFSLKTNLTTHTRRHNGEMPLACSVCGKKYIDRGELLIHTRTHTREKSFACSVCGKRFCKKASLTMHTRTHTGEKPCTCTLCGSSFSACSNLTQHMKTHTREKPYPCLVCDRRFSRRSTLRMHTRTHGEETDKKVIGAAEKTEPALESLTRSPPPFQHSRCSVDK; translated from the exons ATGTGTGCAAAAATTGTGAAAGAAGAAGAGTGCGAGGAAGACCTTAATCGGTCAAAAGAGAACGATGGACAAAGATTGGACACTGTTTTCAACCAGCCGAAATTACACAGAGCAG acatcagtAATTATCATCATCCAAAGCAGCAAATTCAAGAGGAGGAGCCAAATTTGTCACACTTCATAAAGGAAGGATTGCCAGAAGTCCGTCACATGAAAGAAGAACAGGATGATGTCACCAAGTCTCCATTGACTGGTGTTATTGTGAAGAGTGAAGAAGGTGATGGAAACAACTCAAAATTAAAAAGCCTCTTTGCTTCATTCGCAGAAGGTAACGACGTAACGTCACAGTCGTACGGTGATAATGAAGAGGAACTCTCTAAAGATGAAAAGACACATCACGCTGACAAGAAATTCGTCAAATGTTCTCATTGTGGCAAAATGTTTTCCAACAAGTTCTCATTGACTAgacacacaaaaatacacactggagagaaaccttttgtcTGCTCAATTTGTGGTGAAAGGTTCTCTTTAAAAGCAGGTTTAACTACGCACACGAGAAGCAGACACAATGGAGAAAAAACCTTtgcctgtttagtttgtggtaAAAGATTCTTTTTAAAGAGCGGTTTGAAGaggcacacacgaacacacactggagaaaaaccttttgcttgCTCAGTTTGCGGTAAGAGATTTTCTTTAAAGGCGAACTTAACAACTCACACACGAAGCAGACACAatggagaaaaaccttttgcctgtgTAGTTTGTGATAAAAGATTCTTTTTAAAGACAGGTTTAGCAACACATATAAGAACACACACGGGGGAGAAACCTTTTgtgtgctcagtttgtggtaaaaGATTCAGTCAGAATGGGGACTTAAACGTACACACAAGAACACATTCAGGAGAAAAACCTTTTACCTGCTCAGTTTGCGGCAAACGTTTCTCTTTGAAGACAAATTTAACAACACACACAAGAAGACACAATGGAGAAATGCCTTtggcctgctcagtttgtggcaaaaaatATATTGACAGAGGAGAACTGTTaatacacacaagaacacacacaagaGAAAAatcttttgcctgctcagtttgtggtaaaaGATTCTGTAAAAAGGCAAGTTTAACGATGCACACAAGAACGCACACCGGCGAGAAACCGTGCACCTGCACACTTTGTGGCTCAAGTTTCAGTGCGTGTtcaaatttgactcaacacatgAAAACGCACACAAGGGAGAAACCTTATCCCTGCTTAGTTTGTGATAGAAGATTCTCTCGAAGGTCAACTTTAAGAATGCACACAAGAACGCATGGCGAAGAAACAGACAAGAAGGTCATTGGAGCTGCAGAAAAAACGGAGCCTGCTTTGGAATCACTGACTCGTTCTCCCCCACCATTCCAACACAGCAGATGCTCAGTCGACAAATAA
- the LOC125966958 gene encoding zinc finger MYM-type protein 1 isoform X1, whose protein sequence is MSKRGGKRCIAMGCSNTNEAGVSLFLFPKDEGLRKQWTEQVQTTRKDWSGPTDYSVLCSAHFQETCFEPGPLMRIKLGISTRCKLVLKKDSVPTIFSRPTTVTSPIHVDNASAGSPSQTSGHSSTPTRATRPVTDQERTPFGKPRGAFVKRERKRVSQTDPPKLVNRKVQANIRKKTKTKTQDIREEDLHPVQQVHTHMKEEEDGEGHHIKEEEEEADIADFPMSVIVKSEDDNEDCSTSNAGSVQPPLSGLNQTEASAEPKAEWPSVLTDGELALGGPLRPGLDFSYPKEFLEEMDLVADLLSKPFSSRTFQEKLDIVKQGRATPKLASLSQPGRGFVRHFQSTNYERYPWLTGSEESCKLYCWECLLFATDRHGVWSHTGFGNLTCLTKAATRHQSTAGHLQATVLSKTFGETRVDVQPSERARRERELHNEKVKKNREILKRLIDCVIFLGKQELSFRGHDERAGGNYAELLSLVAESNTDLHYHLSTNKVFSGTSDIIQNDLIAAIAEVMAQEIRREVNNAPFVSLMVDETTDASNAAAQLALVLRYVTDTGVKERFVRFEDVTSDNAGLIIRFLLENECLGKVVAQCFDGAAAVMSSGLNGVQAKVKERAPLALFIHCYAHRLSLVLTQGASTLQECKIFFAHLNGLAAFFSRSPRRTQLLDEICQRRLPRVAPTHWHDTSRVVNTVFEKRDALKELFDHILEHHGEYDEDSVRCADGLKARLDDFEFCFLLHTFNGIFESSDVRFSILQDKIPDVPFCLARVKEFCDTVERERSRYEEIYQAAERAASAPSAQRGPAQDPRVHYRQLHGRILGNIICQTQSRFQDHEKLIFVSLLDPQKFGEYQKHFPHAAFSSLAQSHGSLFDLPRLRTELTVMYAMDDFVGKSPTDLLDFLQQKNLNESMGQLYTFVCLAVTIPVSAASFEGTFSALKRIRTYARNTTGQARPSALASMAIEKDFLMELKRTDDLHNRVIEIFSRKEGRMDFVYK, encoded by the exons atgtcgaagcgtggagGCAAAAGGTGTATCGCTATGGGATGCAGTAACACCAACGAAGCAGGCGTATCGCTTTTTTTGTTTCCAAAAGACGAGGGTTTGAGGAAACAATGGACTGAACAGGTACAAACGACGCGGAAAGACTGGTCTGGTCCTACGGATTATAGTGTTCTGTGCAGTGCACATTTCCAGGAAACCTGCTTCGAACCTGGACCCCTTATGAGGATCAAACTTGGCATAAGTACACGGTGCAAGCTAGTGCTCAAAAAGGATTCTGTCCCAACAATTTTTTCAAGACCAACGACCGTGACCTCGCCTATCCATGTTGACAATGCTTCTGCTGGTAGCCCTAGCCAGACTAGTGGCCATAGTTCCACCCCAACCAGGGCTACAAGGCCAGTCACAGACCAAGAGCGGACTCCATTTGGGAAGCCTAGAGGTGCTTTTGTCAAACGAGAGAGGAAAAGG GTGAGCCAGACAGACCCTCCCAAACTTGTAAATAGAAAAGTACAAGCCAACATCAGGAAAAAGACCAAAACCAAGACTCAAG ACATCCGTGAAGAGGACCTTCATCCTGTGCagcaggtgcacacacacatgaaagaGGAAGAAGATGGAGAGGGCCACCACAtcaaagaggaagaagaggaggcagATATCGCAGACTTTCCAATGTCTGTCATCGTCAAGAGTGAAGATGATAATGAAGACTGCAGCACAAGCAATGCAGGTTCAGTACAACCACCATTGTCAGGGTTAAATCAGACAGAGGCTAGTGCAGAACCAAAAGCAGAATGGCCGTCAGTCTTAACAGACGGTGAGTTAGCGCTTGGAGGTCCACTCCGGCCAGGGCTTGATTTTTCTTACCCTAAAGAGTTTTTAGAAGAAATGGATTTGGTTGCAGATTTACTATCAAAGCCATTTTCAAGCCGGACTTTTCAAGAAAAGCTGGACATTGTTAAGCAAGGTCGGGCAACTCCGAAGTTAGCAAGCCTGTCACAACCGGGAAGAGGATTCGTCCGCCACTTTCAGTCCACGAACTACGAGCGGTACCCCTGGCTCACAGGCTCGGAGGAAAGCTGCAAATTGTATTGCTGGGAGTGCTTGTTATTTGCCACTGATCGACATGGTGTTTGGAGCCACACTGGATTTGGAAATTTGACTTGCCTAACCAAGGCAGCGACGAGGCATCAAAGCACTGCCGGACACTTACAAGCAACGGTGCTTTCGAAAACTTTTGGGGAAACCAGAGTGGACGTACAgcccagcgagcgagcgcgcagGGAAAGGGAGCTCCACAACGAAAAGGTGAAGAAAAACAGGGAAATCTTAAAAAGACTGATAGACTGTGTCATTTTTCTGGGCAAGCAGGAACTTTCGTTTCGGGGGCACGATGAAAGGGCCGGAGGAAACTATGCGGAGCTTCTTTCTCTCGTTGCTGAGAGCAACACGGATTTACATTACCACCTGTCCACTAATAAAGTGTTTAGTGGGACGTCGGACATAATACAAAACGACCTGATCGCTGCTATTGCTGAAGTGATGGCGCAAGAGATCAGAAGGGAAGTTAACAACGCACCGTTTGTCTCACTTATGGTGGATGAGACGACGGACGCGAGTAACGCGGCAGCGCAGCTCGCGCTGGTTCTGCGTTACGTAACGGACACAGGTGTCAAGGAGCGCTTTGTCAGATTTGAAGATGTTACCAGTGACAATGCAGGTCTTATCATCCGATTTTTGCTGGAAAATGAATGTCTGGGTAAAGTTGTGGCACAGTGTTTTGACGGCGCGGCGGCCGTCATGTCTTCTGGATTAAACGGGGTGCAGGCTAAAGTTAAGGAGAGAGCACCTTTGGCTTTATTCATCCACTGCTATGCACATCGCCTCAGTTTAGTATTGACTCAGGGGGCCTCAACGCTTCAAGAATGCAAGATCTTTTTCGCCCACCTCAATGGCCTTGCTGCGTTTTTTTCTCGATCGCCTCGGCGCACGCAACTACTGGACGAAATCTGCCAGCGACGTCTCCCTCGTGTGGCACCGACACATTGGCACGACACATCCAGAGTGGTCAATACAGTCTTTGAGAAGAGAGATGCTCTGAAGGAACTGTTTGATCACATTCTGGAGCATCATGGCGAGTATGATGAGGACTCTGTGCGCTGTGCTGATGGATTGAAAGCACGTCTGGATGattttgagttttgttttttgcttcacACATTTAATGGCATTTTTGAGTCCTCGGATGTGCGCTTTTCAATACTACAGGACAAGATACCCGACGTACCGTTTTGTCTGGCAAGGGTAAAGGAGTTTTGTGACACCGTTGAGCGAGAGAGGAGCCGATACGAGGAGATCTACCAGGCCGCTGAACGCGCCGCGAGCGCTCCGAGCGCACAAAGAGGTCCAGCGCAAGATCCTCGCGTGCACTACCGCCAACTCCACGGCAGGATTCTGGGTAATATTATTTGCCAGACACAGAGCAGATTTCAAGACCACGAAAAACTGATCTTTGTCTCCCTCCTCGACCCCCAGAAGTTTGGGGAATACCAGAAACATTTCCCGCACGCAGCCTTTTCCAGCTTAGCACAGAGCCACGGAAGTCTTTTCGATCTGCCTCGGCTAAGAACAGAACTGACTGTCATGTATGCCATGGATGATTTTGTAGGAAAATCTCCCACTGATCTTCTTGACTTCCTTCAGCAGAAAAATCTGAATGAGAGCATGGGGCAGCTGTACACATTTGTGTGTTTGGCGGTGACCATCCCCGTGTCCGCTGCTTCTTTTGAAGGGACATTCTCAGCCCTAAAGCGTATTCGAACTTATGCCAGAAATACGACGGGGCAGGCTCGACCTTCAGCGTTAGCTTCCATGGCGATAGAAAAAGACTTCTTGATGGAACTGAAACGCACGGATGATCTGCACAACAGAGTCATTGAAATCTTCTCGAGGAAAGAAGGGAGGATGGATTTTGTGTACAAATAA
- the LOC125966958 gene encoding zinc finger protein OZF isoform X3 yields the protein MMTLLMSLPQESAERDTFDDDNEEYLHLAVQESESPYFKEEEEEADITKFPLTVIIKSEDDDDDGEESGDHCGSSQLDSLLAPLSENDDMTSHSPDTDDDRHRSQNDRTCRADKIHLKCTQCGKTFSSKWNLKVHLKSHKGEKQFTCSDCGKRFANKGNLNVHTRIHNGEKPFSCSVCGLRVTQKSGLTTHMRIHTGEKPFSCSVCSKSFSIKGHLRRHTRTHTGERPFACLVCGKRFSIKGHLRTHTSIHTGEKPFTCSICTFSFSERSKLVKHMRTHSGEKPFSCLVCGKKFSAKTSLVRHTRMHNGENPVVCSVCNLSFNDRSGLIEHKRTHSGEKHFSCSVCGKRFTQRVHLTSHTRIHTGEKPFSCSVCEKRFSRKDQVKRHKCAGQKSATK from the exons ATGATGACATTGTTGATGAGTTTGCCTCAAGAAAGTGCAGAAAGGGACACTTTTGATG ATGACAATGAAGAATACCTTCATCTTGCGGTGCAGGAGTCAGAGTCCCCTTATtttaaagaggaagaggaggaggctgATATCACCAAGTTCCCACTGACTGTCATTATTAAgagtgaagatgatgatgatgatggagagGAAAGTGGAGACCACTGCGGAAGCTCACAATTAGATAGCCTCCTAGCTCCACTATCAGAAAATGACGACATGACGTCACACTCTCCTGACACTGATGATGATCGTCATCGCTCCCAAAATGATAGGACATGTCGTGCGGACAAGATACACCTGAAATGCACACAGTGCGGAAAAACATTTAGTTCAAAGTGGAATTTAAAAGTTCACCTTAAAAGTCATAAAGGAGAGAAACAATTCACCTGTTCAGATTGCGGTAAAAGATTTGCCAATAAGGGAAATTTGAACGTACACACAAGAATACACAATGGGgaaaaacctttttcctgctcagtctgTGGCCTTCGAGTAACTCAAAAGAGCGGTTTAACAACTCACATGAGAAtacacactggggagaaacctttTAGCTGCTCAGTATGCAGCAAAAGCTTCTCTATAAAGGGTCATTTAAGACGACACACCAGAACACATACAGGAGAGAGGCCCTTTGCCTGCTTAGTTTGTGGTAAGAGATTCTCTATAAAGGGTCATTTAAGAACACACACAAGTATACACACTGGTGAAAAACCGTTTACCTGCTCAATCTGCACTTTCAGTTTCAGTGAACGTTCCAAATTGGTCAAACACATGAGAACGCACTCCGGGGAAAAACctttttcctgtttagtttgtggtaAAAAATTCTCTGCAAAGACAAGTTTAGTAAGACACACAAGAATGCATAATGGCGAGAACCCCGTCGTTTGCTCAGTGTGCAACTTGAGTTTTAACGATCGCTCTGGATTGATTGAACACAAGAGAACGCACAGTGGAGAGAAGCACTTTAGCTGCTCGGTGTGCGGTAAAAGATTCACTCAAAGAGTGCACTTGACATCACACACAAGAATACACACTGGCGAGAAGCCGTTCAGTTGCAGTGTGTGTGAGAAAAGATTCTCTCGTAAGGACCAGGTGAAGAGACACAAGTGTGCTGGCCAGAAGAGCGCCACTAAATGA
- the LOC125966958 gene encoding zinc finger protein OZF isoform X2, giving the protein MCAKGAKDEYKVELYGTKEEIKRQRHLLEDVYKKPQIELHGADDNEEYLHLAVQESESPYFKEEEEEADITKFPLTVIIKSEDDDDDGEESGDHCGSSQLDSLLAPLSENDDMTSHSPDTDDDRHRSQNDRTCRADKIHLKCTQCGKTFSSKWNLKVHLKSHKGEKQFTCSDCGKRFANKGNLNVHTRIHNGEKPFSCSVCGLRVTQKSGLTTHMRIHTGEKPFSCSVCSKSFSIKGHLRRHTRTHTGERPFACLVCGKRFSIKGHLRTHTSIHTGEKPFTCSICTFSFSERSKLVKHMRTHSGEKPFSCLVCGKKFSAKTSLVRHTRMHNGENPVVCSVCNLSFNDRSGLIEHKRTHSGEKHFSCSVCGKRFTQRVHLTSHTRIHTGEKPFSCSVCEKRFSRKDQVKRHKCAGQKSATK; this is encoded by the exons ATGTGTGCAAAAGGTGCGAAAGACGAGTACAAGGTGGAACTTTATGGAACAAAAGAGGAGATCAAGCGACAACGTCATCTACTGGAGGATGTTTACAAGAAGCCTCAAATTGAGTTACACGGAGCGG ATGACAATGAAGAATACCTTCATCTTGCGGTGCAGGAGTCAGAGTCCCCTTATtttaaagaggaagaggaggaggctgATATCACCAAGTTCCCACTGACTGTCATTATTAAgagtgaagatgatgatgatgatggagagGAAAGTGGAGACCACTGCGGAAGCTCACAATTAGATAGCCTCCTAGCTCCACTATCAGAAAATGACGACATGACGTCACACTCTCCTGACACTGATGATGATCGTCATCGCTCCCAAAATGATAGGACATGTCGTGCGGACAAGATACACCTGAAATGCACACAGTGCGGAAAAACATTTAGTTCAAAGTGGAATTTAAAAGTTCACCTTAAAAGTCATAAAGGAGAGAAACAATTCACCTGTTCAGATTGCGGTAAAAGATTTGCCAATAAGGGAAATTTGAACGTACACACAAGAATACACAATGGGgaaaaacctttttcctgctcagtctgTGGCCTTCGAGTAACTCAAAAGAGCGGTTTAACAACTCACATGAGAAtacacactggggagaaacctttTAGCTGCTCAGTATGCAGCAAAAGCTTCTCTATAAAGGGTCATTTAAGACGACACACCAGAACACATACAGGAGAGAGGCCCTTTGCCTGCTTAGTTTGTGGTAAGAGATTCTCTATAAAGGGTCATTTAAGAACACACACAAGTATACACACTGGTGAAAAACCGTTTACCTGCTCAATCTGCACTTTCAGTTTCAGTGAACGTTCCAAATTGGTCAAACACATGAGAACGCACTCCGGGGAAAAACctttttcctgtttagtttgtggtaAAAAATTCTCTGCAAAGACAAGTTTAGTAAGACACACAAGAATGCATAATGGCGAGAACCCCGTCGTTTGCTCAGTGTGCAACTTGAGTTTTAACGATCGCTCTGGATTGATTGAACACAAGAGAACGCACAGTGGAGAGAAGCACTTTAGCTGCTCGGTGTGCGGTAAAAGATTCACTCAAAGAGTGCACTTGACATCACACACAAGAATACACACTGGCGAGAAGCCGTTCAGTTGCAGTGTGTGTGAGAAAAGATTCTCTCGTAAGGACCAGGTGAAGAGACACAAGTGTGCTGGCCAGAAGAGCGCCACTAAATGA
- the LOC125966986 gene encoding gastrula zinc finger protein XlCGF57.1-like → MWAISVKEEYDEGLCGTKKDKEPQRQLLEAVFQKPQDEHGADTSEENLQPVQQQPETPRYKEEEEQEPGHIKEEELDDDISSFPLTVIVKSEDEEDESHCGVSQAESLLAPLSDSDDIMSHSSVADIDENAEGDVTCRSKDKRLKCCQCDKTFAKEYLLKVHTRTHTGEKPFTCSVCGKRFTQKGQLIGHTRTHTGEKPFACSVCGKTFSEKGHVRVHTRTHTGDKPFPCSVCGKKFAEKGSLIRHTRTHTGEKPFACSICNERFCVKVGLTNHLRNHTGEKPFVCSVCGKGFSQKGHLMTHARTHTGEKFFACSVCGLRVTQKIHLTTHMRIHTGEKPFSCLVCDKRFTEKGSLIRHTRTHTGEKPFACEICGQRFSDKGHLRTHTRTHTGEKPFACSVCGKGFAEKRNLKTHSRTHTGEKPFACSVCTLTFIDRSGLNKHMRTHTGDKPFGCSVCDERFSFNYQLNKHKCAGKKSNE, encoded by the exons ATGTGGGCAATAAGTGTGAAAGAAGAGTATGACGAGGGACTTTGTGGAACAAAGAAGGATAAAGAGCCACAACGTCAACTGCTGGAGGCTGTTTTCCAGAAGCCTCAAGATGAACATGGAGCAG ATACCAGTGAAGAAAATCTTCAACCTGTGCAGCAGCAGCCTGAGACACCTCGAtataaagaggaagaggagcaagAACCCGGTCACATCAAAGAGGAAGAGCTCGACGATGATATTAGCAGCTTCCCGTTGACTGTCATTGTAAAGagtgaagatgaggaggatgaaTCCCACTGTGGAGTATCCCAGGCTGAGAGCCTCTTAGCACCGCTATCCGATAGTGACGACATCATGTCCCACTCTTCTGTTGCTGATATCGACGAAAATGCTGAAGGTGACGTGACATGTCGCAGCAAAGACAAACGCTTGAAATGTTGTCAGTGCGACAAAACGTTTGCCAAAGAGTATTTGTTAAAAGTACACACCAGAACACACaccggtgagaaaccttttaccTGCTCAGTTTGCGGTAAAAGATTCACTCAAAAGGGACAGTTAATAggacacacaagaacacacactggggagaaaccttttgcctgctcagtttgtggtaaaaCATTCTCTGAAAAGGGACACGTGAGAgtacacacaagaacacacacaggagaTAAACCTTTCCCCTGCTCTGTTTGTGGTAAGAAATTTGCTGAAAAGGGAAGTTTGATCaggcacacaagaacacacacaggagaaAAGCCTTTTGCGTGCTCAATTTGTAATGAAAGATTCTGTGTAAAGGTAGGTTTAACAAATCACCTAAGaaaccacactggtgagaaaccttttgtcTGCTCAGTTTGCGGTAAAGGATTCAGTCAAAAGGGACATTTAATGACACATGCAAGGacacacactggggagaaaTTTTTTGCCTGCTCAGTCTGCGGTCTCCGAGTAACTCAAAAGATTCATTTAACAACTCACATGCGAATTCACACAGGAGAGAAACCCTTCTCCTGCTTAGTTTGTGATAAAAGATTCACAGAAAAGGGAAGTTTGATTaggcacacaagaacacacactggagagaaaccttttgcctgcgaaatttgtggtcaaagattttCTGACAAGGGACATTTAAGAACACACAcgagaacacacactggagaaaaaccttttgcctgttcAGTTTGCGGCAAAGGATTTGCTGAGAAGAGAAACTTAAAAACGCACTCGAGGACACACACcggagagaaaccttttgcgTGCTCAGTCTGCACGTTAACTTTCATTGATCGTTCTGGCTTGAATAAACAcatgagaacacacactggTGACAAACCATTTGGTTGCAGTGTGTGTGATGAACGCTTCAGTTTTAATTACCAGCTGAACAAACACAAGTGTGCTGGTAAGAAGAGCAACGAATGA